The Brevundimonas sp. SORGH_AS_0993 genome segment AGGGCTGCAGGCCGTGTTCGGCGAAGGTCACGCCCGGCACGTCGATTGCGACCCCGCCTGCGCCGGTGCGTCCATCATGGGTCAGGGTCATGCGTCCCAGGGCCGCGCCCGCCGCCGGTCCCGCGCCGCCCAGGTCGAAAGCGCCGCTCCAGACTTCGCGGGCCAGGGTCGCCTGGCCCTTGGCGGTCAGGGGTTCGAACCGTTTGGGCTCCAGGGCGTCGACGATGCGGGCGTCCGCCACCGTCGCCGTCAGGCCGACGCCCGCAGGCGCGCCGTCCACCGTCACCCGACCCTCGGCCTGGGCGAAGCGCACGCCCAGGAAGGGCGCCTGGGCCGACACGTCCCTGAAACCGCCCACGACCCGCCAGCCGCCATCCGTGGACAACAGCAGGGGCGCCGTTTCCGGACACAGCTTGCCGGCGACCTGGTGGATGTCGTTTTCGTCCAGCTCCAGCCGCTCGACCGTCAGGTCGGCGCAGTCCTGGGCCACATAGGTCAACCGCCCGTCGGTCAGGGCCAGGACCCCGCGCGTGCGGGCGTCGATGCCGCGCGCCAGGTCGAAATCGAGCCTGGCGCGGCCGTCCAGCCGGGCCTCGAACCCGCCGTCTGTCAGCCGCCATTCCGGCACGGCCACGTCCAGTTCCGGCAGGCCCTGACCGCGCGTGGCCGCCAGCTTCAGAGCGCCTCCGCCCAGGCGGCCGGGCTCGGCCTGATAGACGCCGTCGCCCGCCTGGGCCACGGTCAGCACGCCGCCGTTCGCAGGGCGCAGCACCACCGGCCGAGGCAGGCTGACGCGCGTGCCGCCTGTGCCCGTCATGAACCGGATCGACGGCGCCTGCAGGGCAAAGGCGCCCAGCGCCTGCTTCATGGCTTTCAGCTCCGCCGCCTCGTCCGCGCCGAGCGGGCCGAACAGGGGCCAGGCGCCGTCTTCGGCCGACAGCCCCGCTTCGACCGAAATACGGGTCGCCTGATCCTGCACCACGTCCAGGTCCAGCGTTCCGCCGCCGCGCTTCAGCGTCAGGTCGCCGAAGCCGAAACGGTCGAAAGCGACCGCCACCGGGCCGCTGGCCTCGAAGGCGGCGTCGCGCCCGCCCAGCGACAGGCCGTCCGACCGAAGAGACAGACCTGCCACCCGCGTCTCGCCCGCCCGGCCCGCGCTCGCCGTCAGGCGCATCGGCGTGTCCAGGCTCCAGCGCACGGCGTCGTCGCGCGCGGCGGTCAGGCGGCCGCCGTCGGCCGTCGCCGTCACGCCGGTCGCGTTCAGGCTCGGCCCTTCGATCCACGCGGCCTTCAGGGCCAGGCGGGTGACGCCGACGATGCGGAAGGTCTCGATCCAGCCCTGGGTGGTTCCGTCGAAGCGCGCGCTCAGGTCGGCGTTCTGGGCCTGGGTCGCTCCAAATCCAAGAGCCGCCCCGTTCAGACGAAGATCCAGCACCGCGTGGCCGTCCCCGCGCCGGGTCTTCAGGTCGGGATAGGGCAGGTCGCCGATCAGGGTCAGCCGCGTCTCGCGCCCGTTCAGGGTCGGAGTATCGAAACCTTGAGCCTGGGCCTGGATCGTGACCGCCGCTCGATCGCCCACCGTCTTCAGATCGATGGTCGCGCCCAGCCGCTGGGCCGCGATGTCGCCGCTCTTCAGGTCGGCGGAAGGCGCCCGCGCGGCCAACCGCATCAGCTTGCCGTCTTCCAGCCGGGCGTCGCCCAGCAACTGAACAGGCCCGTATTCAGTCTCCAGTCGCGCCCGGCCGCCCTCGACCAAGACCAGGGGCGCGCGGGAATCCGGCCGCGGGGGCTTGCCGGTGAACTCCTTCAGCAGCGGGTCCAGCGACCCCAGCGACAGCTTGCCGCCCTTCCAACTGGCGCGCACCACGGGCCGGACCAGGCGGATACGGCTGGGCGTGACCCCCAGGCCCGTCCGCGACCACGGCAGGCCGACAGTGTAATCGACCTCGACCCGCTCGACCGTCACATCGGGATTGCGCGGATCGCCGATGCGGATTCGGCCGACGAACCCGTCCAGTTCGATCCGTTCGACTTCGACATCGGCCGGCACGCCGCGCTCGTCCAGCCAGCCGACCAGCAGGCTGCGCGCCGCCGCCCGGCGGTTCAGATACAGCGCCGCGATCAGCAGCGCCGCGACCAGCGCGACGACCAGCAGAGCCACGCCCGCCGTCCGGGCGAAGCGGGCCGCGCGTGATCGGGCGGGGGCGGTTTTGGGAGCCGGGGTTTCGGTCAAGCGCA includes the following:
- a CDS encoding YdbH domain-containing protein, coding for MALLVVALVAALLIAALYLNRRAAARSLLVGWLDERGVPADVEVERIELDGFVGRIRIGDPRNPDVTVERVEVDYTVGLPWSRTGLGVTPSRIRLVRPVVRASWKGGKLSLGSLDPLLKEFTGKPPRPDSRAPLVLVEGGRARLETEYGPVQLLGDARLEDGKLMRLAARAPSADLKSGDIAAQRLGATIDLKTVGDRAAVTIQAQAQGFDTPTLNGRETRLTLIGDLPYPDLKTRRGDGHAVLDLRLNGAALGFGATQAQNADLSARFDGTTQGWIETFRIVGVTRLALKAAWIEGPSLNATGVTATADGGRLTAARDDAVRWSLDTPMRLTASAGRAGETRVAGLSLRSDGLSLGGRDAAFEASGPVAVAFDRFGFGDLTLKRGGGTLDLDVVQDQATRISVEAGLSAEDGAWPLFGPLGADEAAELKAMKQALGAFALQAPSIRFMTGTGGTRVSLPRPVVLRPANGGVLTVAQAGDGVYQAEPGRLGGGALKLAATRGQGLPELDVAVPEWRLTDGGFEARLDGRARLDFDLARGIDARTRGVLALTDGRLTYVAQDCADLTVERLELDENDIHQVAGKLCPETAPLLLSTDGGWRVVGGFRDVSAQAPFLGVRFAQAEGRVTVDGAPAGVGLTATVADARIVDALEPKRFEPLTAKGQATLAREVWSGAFDLGGAGPAAGAALGRMTLTHDGRTGAGGVAIDVPGVTFAEHGLQPWMLSPLANDFVKSPAAGSVRFGGRFDWTKDAEPTSSGRLTVPGLDFVSPAGPVKGLKGDVELTSLTPLITAPNQHLTVDSLEVGAKATALNLTFGIEAGGFRVNGAQLTAGGGVISIEPLLVPLDATQAYSGVIVLDRVQLGDLVKDMGFDDKVLLDAVVSGRLPFTMNPETGLKITAGSLAAVQPGRLSIKREVLTDVNAGGGAAEAPPGVVEDLAFQAMENLSFDQLSADVNSLDGGRISVLFHIRGRHTPPQRQELRLTLAELISRQFLNHTLPLPSGTQIDLTLDTTLNANQLISDIMAVNRARQGQQAAPPSSTGEKTEP